ATAGaggtaattaattatatttaatgcaTGCATGATATactatactaaaaataaatgttttatatgttatagtaattagtaaatgTTTATATGAAAAACGATTTCAACCAGACACCTTCTTTATCAAtcgatataaaaaataaaaattcagaaTTTTGTGGGTCATAATTAATCTGAACCGTTTAGCATATAAAATATAACCCCAGATGCTAGAATGAGAGCGGCACCGATTAATTAGATTCATTACTCATGAAGATGTGAATTATATTAATATCTTAGATTTGCCGCTAACGCTGTAAATCgatatgaaataatttaaaaataaatttattaataaaaaactaaaatacctCCATTTGATCACCAACAAGTATGGTAAGGGCATGAGGGATGACGGGAACACGAAACCAACGATCATCCTTAAGAACTTGAAGACCTTCAACATGTTGATCTTGTAAGAGAATAGTGAGTACAGTTCCATCTCCATGGGGTTTAAGTCCAACAACATTATCGGACATTGGACATCTTGGATAATAATTAAATCTTGCATGTAAATTatcttccttttcattttcCCATAATAATTCGATAAAACTTTCTTCCTTTAAATTTAGGGTACATGCCATTGATTTCAGTAGCAATTCTAGTATCATGTGGTTCTTCTTTGAGTATTCATCTAAGCTTGTCCTGTAAATCACAACTAAGTTATGACTCGGGAATTTAGGACTAGACCTGCCTATCCTATGACCTGCATCATCTGATCTCCGTTctaattcaataaataaaatatctactatgtcttatatgagaccataGAGCTCTTTTAGttatataattagcttatttttctAACCGATCACTTAAATatcgtaagtgatcactttataattaccagcaagtcttgtatggcgtcgtctcaccataagacgaattcatataattaactcatttttattcatttgagaatttgtgacaAAAGATCCTTATGATTATACATACTTATCAATGTTATAAATGTTAAGTCAAAGTAGCATtagttttctttttatgtacACGACATTTTATGATAAATGCACAAGACAAAAACTCTGAAATGGTTGAAAGATATTAAGTTTTGACCAGAACAAAACAAATTGGTCAATTGAatcctttttttaaatttatttgacttaaaattataaaaagtcaaaaattttgattttaattgtaAAAAGTAAGTtgacaaaattataaaattgatttactattttgaaTACTACTTTGTTATCACACACCAACGAAAGTTTACTGAATAAATGCTTTTTTAGCTTTAAATTGTGGAAGAAAGTCAATTCTTTGTATTGGGTTATCACTTATGATCAGTTTTCtcccaagaaaaaaaaaaatcttttatttaacttgataaatttcaatataaattttttttatattattttccaaccaatacaaaataagttacactgattttttttgttttctatccCATTGGGGTCATCCCGGCTCATTAGGAGTGTATTGACAAAAGACAGTTAGCTAAAGTTGTTGACTGATTCGACCAACTAAAAGTATGGTTGATTAGCTATTGTTTAAGTCAACTGTTGAAAATTAGTATTTGATGAAACTTATTTATTGGTTGTctgatgtttttttaaaataataggtTAAAAATCAAAAGGCTTTATAGGtagcattttttttattgtttttgcttaaaatctaattttttgaaTGAGTTAAAGTCATTTAACGAAAACTTTTTTGACCGGTCAATAAATCAAAATTCCAACAATCAAATCGTCAAACATCCCAAATCTGcttacatttaattaaaaaatgttgGGAAaagatattattataaattaaaatacctAAAATGATGGGGATTTTGAGGCCAAAATTGTAATTGGCGTTTTTGTTGAGGATAAACATGGAGATGCAATTTATCATTCCAGTTAAGACTTCCTTGTTGAATAGCATTAGTATTTCCATAACCTTCAAGCTCATTTCCTTTTGATGagtatttttgtttttcttccatTGGCAACTTGAAGAATTGCTTGCTCATTTCTCGTACCTCGTCTAGTACTGATTCTGGTATTCCATGGTTCACTATCTGTAACACACATAAAATTATATCTATACGTACCGTATCTAATTATCATTACTGTTTAATCTAAAATGCCaatctaaattttaaaaagtttatcgCTTAGAATAATCAAAGAACGATAAAAGTGTAAAAGAAAAATCAGGGTACAATCagccaaaagtttaagtttataaTTTTGATGTTAGAATACGTAATATATGATCATGTATGCCCCTTCATTGAATTGAAATTCATGAGCATATGAgaatcaagaaaccaactcaacaaaaaaattaaactattatGGAAGGCGCACCCTATacgatttaatatttaatagttaggggcttataataatatatttagtaaatagaGATCCATAATTAATGTTTCACCCTAAGCCTCTCAAATTTTAAGGTCGGCCCTGCTATTATGATATATTTTCATATGTTATACAAAGTATAATAAGATAACATTTAAAgagacttaatttttttaatatggtaTCATAGCTAATGTGACAAAAAGTCACGAAATTAAGTTGTATCCCCTTCTCACTTTAAATGCTATATTTAGTCAAGTATATATGATTGAGAAGGAGTCAGTATTACGTCTACACTTTTAACCTAAAAGGACTTTAGTGTGATAAAGCATGATGGAGAATTTAACGTATCCCGAGATTCAACCATAAACTTCAACTTTTAATTGATATGATTTTTTGACATGATACTCGAATTGGTTTGCTAACCTGAACACAACCCCAAGAACTTAGAGCAGAATAAAGGTTAGTAAGCTCATTAGGGGAAgatgaaagaagagaaaagTCAATTGTAGGAGTGTCCATCAAAGCAGGAGGAACATCACCAAATTGATAATCCTCTTTAGTTTGAAGGTAATCTTTGGGCACAACTCCACCTTGGAGTATTTCTTGCACCGGCAAAAGGGTAGGAGCCATTTCTTAGATTTAGAacaaaaa
The Amaranthus tricolor cultivar Red isolate AtriRed21 chromosome 11, ASM2621246v1, whole genome shotgun sequence DNA segment above includes these coding regions:
- the LOC130827778 gene encoding jasmonate-induced oxygenase 4-like, translated to MAPTLLPVQEILQGGVVPKDYLQTKEDYQFGDVPPALMDTPTIDFSLLSSSPNELTNLYSALSSWGCVQIVNHGIPESVLDEVREMSKQFFKLPMEEKQKYSSKGNELEGYGNTNAIQQGSLNWNDKLHLHVYPQQKRQLQFWPQNPHHFRTSLDEYSKKNHMILELLLKSMACTLNLKEESFIELLWENEKEDNLHARFNYYPRCPMSDNVVGLKPHGDGTVLTILLQDQHVEGLQVLKDDRWFRVPVIPHALTILVGDQMEVASNGIFKSPTHKAVVNPKFDRFSLAMLFIPSLVKEIGPLNALITEDKPQLYKRFKDYGQVYTQSIPSGKRPIDLVKITY